A genome region from Anopheles stephensi strain Indian chromosome 2, UCI_ANSTEP_V1.0, whole genome shotgun sequence includes the following:
- the LOC118505420 gene encoding uncharacterized protein LOC118505420: MSTSFLTRGLSSFLFKSFAIGSSSTTAGRNAGPNQSLFHSTSNTEPEDSIRFDKLQTVPSACIQLFVTLALTIISIIYTLQQCDTTTVCLYYYMLLYLRGVYWAIVYLIHLYTKSRHLSLNRCGHHYFAAKVHRHKKSSLQLVTVSNTILLAVHTAMGHCYGETFMQQCFVDGFSSVVFVASFTLLETIIIVPVQLSYIVQVQVFNCTRPVPDAQQNANDLSLRLCPTDDYSVNDSFKSITDPKEFVQLQSAMISKLKEENSQLRGRIQEARSMVELVPNQSLNYSLAEQSIVGGY; encoded by the exons atgtcGACATCGTTTCTAACGCGTGGTCTTTCGTCGTTTCTGTTTAAATCGTTCGCAATCGGATCATCTAGTACCACCGCCGGTCGAAATGCTGGTCCCAACCAATCGTTGTTCCACTCCACCAGCAACACCGAACCGGaggattcgattcgatttgatAAGCTGCAGACGGTTCCCAGTGCTTG CATCCAGCTGTTTGTAACACTCGCGCTGACAATCATTTCGATTATCTACACGCTCCAGCAATGTGATACCACAACGGTGTGCTTGTACTACTACATGTTGCTCTACCTGCGAGGCGTCTATTGGGCAATAGTTTAC CTGATCCACCTGTACACCAAAAGCCGACACCTAAGCCTAAATCGCTGCGGTCATCATTACTTTGCTGCGAAGGTTCACCGCCACAAAAAATCCAGCCTTCAACTGGTGACCGTATCCAACACGATTCTGCTGGCCGTCCACACGGCGATGGGTCATTGCTATGGCGAAACTTTTATGCAACAGTGCTTTGTGGATGGGTTTTCGTCCGTTGTGTTTGTCGCGTCCTTCACCCTGTTGGAGACCATCATTATTGTGCCGGTGCAGCTATCCTACATTG TTCAGGTACAAGTGTTCAATTGTACAAGACCCGTGCCGGATGCACAGCAGAACGCCAATGATCTGAGCCTGCGACTGTGCCCCACGGATGACTACAGCGTTAACGATAGCTTCAAGAGCATCACCGATCCAAAGGAGTTCGTCCAGCTGCAGTCGGCGATGATAAGTAAGCTGAAGGAGGAAAATAGTCAGCTTCGCGGTAGAATACAGGAGGCAAGAAGTATGGTGGAACTCGTCCCGAACCAATCCCTTAACTATTCGCTGGCAGAACAATCAATCGTTGGAGGCTACTGA
- the LOC118505417 gene encoding (E3-independent) E2 ubiquitin-conjugating enzyme UBE2O → MEKVKSVERAAIIKNRPNNEQKAAAANGSPGLNNDGTAALRMRPSQLYHPHGGQQTLATGPPVSDRKTHTSATAQHQQDRAESEKVRDRASGEQSDEDELENQYFYEDEIFCLTPKNGHVKFGLVLDNYDESEEETAEEDAPKRGEIRACWHPDGREEIIKQRKVGLADRTLMPGDVVRRMVPGRDTQRGYCHEITVKADLRIIGTKYVVRNVCSDRLRPLLSMPKDSAVCLDSWVGSTKQIMEKLILKSSCGSLVEVCPASELGMLRDHNMRFRRGFFAEPLFYPGQQLVGLMSELANGKWLTTSNEMKLSRKNYMLERKFTVQSVELQGVSVHWQCKVSSEELEQKLSEGGSLQQPPEYIAGEDLKRMKKLNLFESCMLQINDKNYLKIEESDVICSKQAWRKDMSSKYREQLLPESRTKVKTTKAATGEEEKATKQSKASNNGDSKLSVRSAEKENGRHDSPQSKLTSVDSDEGWETDEEGELSDGAASACSVTSKPSPRRSPLLAKRIGKLKRRQLAAEFSGDRFPTAGDEVITEALVVYSMATVVWQDGTIETGIPSTELRPIHHLDDHEFFPGDFVLAGNTDPAKNPSFRDYGVIQDVDHHGRTARVKWFSTYTCTSEPQPTFNGESEVSVYDLKDHPDFQYRPGTIVIRVANFTGEEGISTAGQVLDNYPNGMVKVWWVDGFVSMCWPQDIFEVGQYDSENNFWGSVADSDADSWETEAESCHFGDAEAGSPSVRVKPQVTVNLERARVAIAQLEELFNINPHLQNQEIMKKLMLVYKKCRFLDRLLNTSFFHERHFMGLVERVRKSNNQTTTERMQDQKNRLFNQSASGSKTSTPTAETPEAVKAALPQRALFSPSAPNSPSVSSPVGKLEENENANYTVGIANMELDYVNSLCMKMSENADLNNTSSVFDLAEGGGESDKPDQEDKETGEQLAQECVSARLCSLLKRQLIKVLEEINERYGLEDPFKEIISVVELKTPTLASMPPSWTPSPAGTPEIGASIADPIATSSPAAVSTDSMVPASPTGIPSESFQIIESAPTSHKYHLTIFQTSNAQSFYKAVQREHWLLRTSLPPGVWVRTFEDRLDLLSVMIEGPKNTPYEDGLFLFDIQLGLDYPRAPPLCHYISYCSDRLNPNLYEDGKVCVSLLGTWSGKGTEVWGPSSTLLQVIVSIQGLILVAEPYFNEAGYEKLRGSQQGKENSRMYNEMVLLKLVQSMTKLVSNPPEVFREQILTHFHACGQRMHDRLRKWMELSNDYNRQASVTEQNEKESIATNASGASQSPVITDEALSATNGCMIPRPEFPLIPASRGFCLTLTGLLESFQKQLQQLSPLSPVPVATDGK, encoded by the exons ATGGAGAAGGTGAAAAGTGTGGAACGGGCAGCCATCATAAAAAATCGCCCAAACAACGAACAGAAAGCGGCCGCCGCCAACGGTAGCCCCGGTTTGAATAACGACGGAACGGCGGCGCTTCGAATGCGACCCTCACAGCTTTACCACCCACACGGTGGCCAGCAGACGTTGGCGACCGGGCCACCGGTGTCGGATCGCAAGACCCACACCTCCGCGACGGCACAGCACCAACAGGATCGGGCCGAAAGTGAGAAAGTTCGGGACCGTGCGAGCGGGGAGCAAAGCGATGAGGATGAGCTGGAAAATCAATACTTCTACGAGGATGAAATTTTTTGTCTCACCCCCAAAAATGGTCACGTCAAGTTTGGCCTGGTGCTCGACAACTACGACGAGAGCGAGGAGGAAACCGCAGAGGAAGATGCACCGAAGCGGGGCGAAATTCGTGCCTGTTGGCATCCAGATGGCCGCGAAGAAATCATCAAACAGCGAAAG GTAGGTTTGGCTGACAGGACACTGATGCCGGGCGACGTGGTGCGCCGAATGGTCCCGGGTAGAGACACGCAGCGAGGCTACTGCCATGAAATCACCGTAAAAGCGGACCTTCGCATCATCGGCACAAAGTACGTGGTCCGTAACGTGTGCTCGGATCGGCTACGGCCACTACTGTCCATGCCTAAGGATAGTGCAGTTTGTCTGGACTCATGGGTGGGCAGCACAAAGCAAATCATGGAAAAGCTTATTCTAAA ATCGTCCTGTGGGTCGCTGGTGGAAGTGTGTCCTGCCAGCGAGTTGGGCATGCTGCGCGATCACAATATGCGCTTCCGGCGAGGGTTTTTTGCCGAGCCACTGTTTTACCCGGGCCAGCAGCTGGTCGGGCTGATGAGCGAGCTGGCCAACGGCAAGTGGCTCACGACGTCGAACGAGATGAAGTTGTCCCGGAAGAACTATATGCTGGAACGCAAATTCACCGTCCAATCGGTGGAGCTGCAAGGTGTTTCGGTGCACTGGCAGTGCAAAGTGTCGAGCGAAGAGCTAGAACAGAAGCTGTCCGAAGGGGGAAGTTTGCAGCAGCCGCCCGAATACATCGCTGGCGAGGATTTGAAGCGGATGAAAAAATTGAATCTCTTCGAATCGTGCATGCTGCAGATAAACGACAAAAACTATCTCAAAATAGAGGAATCCGATGTGATCTGCTCCAAGCAGGCTTGGCGCAAGGACATGAGCAGCAAGTACCGGGAGCAGCTGTTGCCAGAAAGCAGGACGAAGGTAAAGACCACCAAAGCTGCAACGGGTGAAGAGGAAAAGGCCACAAAACAGAGTAAAGCTAGCAACAACGGTGACTCGAAGCTTTCGGTTCGTAGCGCGGAAAAGGAGAATGGAAGGCACGATTCGCCACAATCCAAGCTCACGAGTGTGGACAGTGACGAAGGATGGGAAACGGACGAGGAAGGTGAGCTGTCCGACGGTGCGGCATCGGCCTGTTCGGTTACATCGAAGCCTAGTCCGCGGAGATCGCCGTTGCTGGCAAAACGTATCGGTAAGCTGAAGCGTCGCCAGCTGGCGGCCGAGTTTAGCGGCGACCGGTTTCCGACCGCCGGCGATGAAGTGATCACGGAAGCGCTGGTCGTGTACAGTATGGCTACGGTCGTCTGGCAGGACGGGACCATCGAAACGGGCATTCCGTCCACCGAGCTGCGTCCCATACATCACCTAGACGACCACGAGTTTTTCCCGGGCGATTTCGTGCTGGCCGGCAATACGGATCCGGCCAAAAATCCCTCCTTCCGCGATTACGGTGTCATACAGGATGTGGATCATCATGGGCGAACGGCGCGCGTCAAGTGGTTCAGCACTTACACGTGCACGTCTGAACCGCAGCCAACGTTCAACGGCGAGTCGGAGGTCAGCGTGTACGATCTGAAGGATCATCCCGACTTTCAATATCGGCCCGGAACCATCGTTATACGGGTGGCTAACTTTACCGGCGAAGAAGGCATCTCGACCGCCGGTCAGGTACTGGATAACTATCCCAACGGCATGGTGAAGGTGTGGTGGGTGGACGGATTCGTCAGCATGTGCTGGCCGCAAGACATTTTCGAGGTGGGACAGTACGATTCGGAGAACAATTTTTGGGGCAGCGTCGCCGATTCGGATGCGGATTCGTGGGAAACGGAGGCGGAATCGTGTCACTTTGGCGATGCTGAGGCCGGCTCTCCCTCGGTAAGGGTGAAACCACAGGTAACGGTCAACCTGGAGCGTGCTCGCGTTGCCATTGCGCAACTGGAGGAACTGTTCAACATTAACCCGCATCTACAGAATCAGGAAATCATGAAAAAGCTTATGCTGGTGTACAAAAAGTGTCGATTCCTGGATCGGCTGTTAAACACGAGCTTCTTCCACGAGCGCCATTTCATGGGACTGGTAGAGCGGGTGCGGAAGTCAAACAATCAAACCACGACCGAACGCATGCAGGATCAGAAGAATCGGCTTTTCAATCAGAGTGCGTCCGGTTCGAAAACGTCCACGCCAACGGCCGAAACACCGGAGGCGGTGAAGGCCGCATTACCGCAGCGCGCCCTGTTCAGTCCAAGCGCACCGAACAGTCCGTCCGTGAGCAGCCCCGTCGGGAAGCtggaggaaaacgaaaacgcCAACTACACTGTCGGTATCGCCAACATGGAGCTAGACTACGTGAACAGCCTGTGCATGAAGATGAGCGAGAATGCGGATCTAAACAATACGAGCTCGGTGTTCGATCTAGCCGAAGGTGGAGGTGAATCGGATAAACCGGACCAGGAGGATAAAGAAACGGGAGAGCAACTGGCCCAGGAGTGTGTTTCGGCCCGGCTTTGCTCGCTGCTGAAGCGTCAACTCATCAAGGTGCTGGAAGAGATAAACGAACGGTACGGGTTGGAGGATCCATTCAAGGAGATTATTTCCGTAGTCGAGCTTAAGACACCGACGCTTGCCTCCATGCCACCGTCCTGGACACCGTCGCCGGCCGGAACGCCGGAAATCGGCGCCAGCATTGCCGACCCGATTGCGACGAGCTCACCAGCCGCGGTAAGCACGGACAGCATGGTGCCAGCTTCGCCCACCGGCATTCCGTCCGAAAGCTTCCAGATAATCGAATCGGCACCGACGTCACACAAGTATCATCTAACGATTTTTCAAACCAGCAACGCACAAAGCTTCTACAAGGCGGTGCAGCGAGAACACTGGCTGCTGCGCACGTCGCTGCCACCGGGCGTGTGGGTTAGAACGTTCGAAGATAGGCTGGACCTGCTGAGCGTGATGATCGAGGGTCCGAAGAATACACCGTACGaggatggtttgtttttgttcgacATTCAGCTCGGGCTCGATTATCCGAGGGCACCACCGTTGTGTCACTACATAAGCTACTGCTCCGATCGGCTGAATCCAAACTTGTACGAAGATGGCAAGGTGTGCGTTTCGCTGCTCGGAACCTGGTCGGGCAAGGGTACGGAGGTTTGGGGACCGTCCAGCACGCTCCTGCAGGTGATCGTTTCCATACAGGGATTAATTTTGGTTGCGGAACCATACTTCAATGAGGCCGGCTATGAAAAGCTGCGAG GTTCGCAGCAGGGCAAGGAGAATTCGCGCATGTACAACGAAATGGTGCTACTGAAGCTGGTTCAATCCATGACCAAGCTGGTGTCCAATCCACCGGAAGTGTTCCGAGAACAAATTCTAACCCACTTCCATGCCTGTGGTCAGCGCATGCACGATCGGCTTAGAAAATGGATGGAGCTGTCGAACGATTACAACCGTCAGGCGAGTGTCACGGAGCAAAATG AAAAAGAGTCAATCGCAACCAACGCTTCTGGCGCTTCTCAATCTCCCGTCATCACCGATGAGGCACTGTCAGCGACCAACGGTTGTATGATTCCTCGGCCAGAATTTCCACTCATTCCAGCTAGCCGTGGTTTCTGTCTCACGCTGACAGGGCTGCTGGAATCGTTTCAAAAGCAGTTGCAGCAACTGTCCCCTTTATCGCCGGTACCAGTGGCCACGGATGGTAAATAA
- the LOC118505419 gene encoding eukaryotic initiation factor 4A-III, which translates to MAGRRVPANEDLSNVEFETSEDVEVLPTFNSMGLREELLRGIYAYGFEKPSAIQQRSIQPIVKGRDVIAQAQSGTGKTATFSISILQSMDTTLRETQVLCLSPTRELAVQIQKVILALGDFMNVQCHACIGGTNLGEDIRKLDYGQHVVSGTPGRVFDMIKRRVLRTRSIKMLVLDEADEMLNKGFKEQIYDVYRYLPPATQVVLISATLPHEILEMTSKFMTDPIRILVKRDELTLEGIKQFFVAVEREEWKFDTLCDLYDTLTITQAVIFCNTRRKVDWLTEKMREANFTVSSMHGDMPQKERDEIMKEFRSGQSRVLITTDVWARGIDVQQVSLVINYDLPNNRELYIHRIGRSGRFGRKGVAINFVKSDDIRILRDIEQYYSTQIDEMPMNVADLI; encoded by the exons ATGGCTGGAAGAAGGGTGCCGGCGAACGAGGATCTATCGAACGTGGAGTTCGAAACAAGCGAAGATGTCGAGGTGCTGCCGACGTTCAACTCAATGGGGCTCCGGGAAGAGCTACTGCGGGGTATTTATGCGTATG GTTTCGAGAAGCCTTCCGCCATCCAGCAAAGAAGTATTCAACCGATCGTAAAGGGTCGCGATGTCATCGCACAGGCACAGTCCGGTACAGGCAAAACGGCGACCTTTTCCATATCCATTTTGCAGTCGATGGACACTACGCTGCGAGAAACGCAGGTTCTCTGTTTGTCTCCGACGCGCGAATTGGCAGTTCAGATTCAGAAAGTCATTCTGGCGCTCGGTGATTTTATGAACGTACAGTGTCACGCCTGCATCGGAGGTACCAACTTGGGGGAGGACATTCGCAAACTGGACTATGGCCAGCACGTAGTGAGTGGTACACCGGGCCGTGTGTTCGATATGATCAAACGACGCGTGCTGCGTACGCGTTCCATCAAGATGTTGGTGCTGGATGAAGCGGACGAAATGCTTAACAAAGGATTCAAGGAGCAGATCTACGACGTTTACCGATACCTGCCGCCAGCCACGCAGGTAGTGCTGATTTCTGCTACACTTCCGCACGAAATTCTCGAAATGACCTCCAAGTTCATGACCGACCCGATCCGCATTCTGGTCAAGCGTGATGAACTGACGCTAGAGGGCATCAAGCAGTTCTTCGTGGCCGTCGAGCGCGAGGAGTGGAAGTTCGATACGCTGTGCGATCTGTACGATACGCTCACCATCACGCAGGCAGTCATTTTCTGCAACACCAGACGCAAGGTGGACTGGCTAACGGAGAAGATGAGGGAAGCTAACTTCACCGTCAGCTCGATGCACGGTGACATGCCGCAGAAGGAGCGTGACGAAATCATGAAGGAGTTCCGTTCCGGGCAGAGCCGCGTACTGATCACGACCGATGTTTGGGCGCGCGGTATCGACGTGCAGCAGGTATCCCTTGTCATTAACTACGATTTGCCGAACAACCGTGAGCTGTACATTCACCGTATCGGTCGATCGGGTCGGTTCGGTCGTAAGGGTGTTGCGATTAACTTTGTGAAATCTGACGATATCAGAATTTTGCGAGACATTGAACAGTACTACTCTACGCAGATCGATGAAATGCCTATGAACGTGGCGGATCttatttaa
- the LOC118505421 gene encoding transmembrane protein 192-like yields MVSLLRNFTSNSEGRFFDESSRMDDSRTMLDPILATEDDDSFRPLRTVPAFSIHLLLSSCISLTGIILAATWEDSRRCEAYFIMLYLRAAFWIITYLFDHIVRVHHEKLRLNGYHDFHRATEQHKGIPLQVVSLWNTFLLAIQTLIQHYYGDAFGEKCVAIGLLSPIIYISAFSGLETIVLCIVNGSYIAAVRRFNRTASPPDALQDNRGFSGGSLGLTQRGLSTAELLEKQADLIKYLKDHNLKLNQKIMQMNAQVRTVTYPG; encoded by the exons ATGGTCAGTCTGCTACGGAACTTTACATCAAACTCA GAAGGACGCTTCTTTGATGAATCATCGAGAATGGACGACAGCAGAACGATGCTCGATCCCATTCTGGCCACGGAAGATGACGACAGCTTCCGGCCGCTCCGTACTGTCCCAGCTTTCAG caTCCACCTCCTGCTATCCAGCTGCATTTCCTTGACTGGAATAATTCTAGCGGCCACATGGGAGGACAGTCGACGGTGCGAGGCATACTTTATAATGCTTTATTTGCGCGCTGCGTTTTGGATTATCACTTAT CTGTTTGATCACATCGTAAGGGTTCATCATGAAAAGTTGCGGTTGAACGGTTATCATGATTTCCATCGTGCCACCGAACAGCACAAGGGCATCCCGCTGCAGGTTGTGTCCCTGTGGAACACGTTCCTGCTCGCAATCCAAACGTTGATTCAACACTACTACGGTGACGCCTTCGGGGAGAAGTGCGTTGCGATCGGGCTGCTGTCACCGATCATCTACATTTCCGCCTTTTCTGGCCTGGAAACGATTGTCCTGTGCATCGTGAACGGAAGCTACATCG CTGCTGTACGACGCTTCAATCGCACCGCTTCACCGCCAGACGCATTGCAGGATAATCGGGGCTTCAGTGGTGGTTCGCTGGGGCTTACCCAACGTGGCCTTAGTACTGCCGAGCTGCTGGAGAAACAAGCCGATCTGATCAAGTACTTGAAAGATCATAACTTGAAGCTGAATCAAAAGATAATGCAAATGAATGCGCAGGTCCGAACGGTCACGTATCCCGGATAA
- the LOC118505422 gene encoding uncharacterized protein LOC118505422 has protein sequence MSIHSESPVQPNCNSKLYSPPTLGEQSVRFRPVIAICLFSLHLLFAILIVAVGTVASTVGWPNPEAEDASSVYFIIIYLRICYWLATYAIHERSKGEFVRLAEPDFDHYRSLAVYRKAPLQIATLWNVILLTVQNQVRYLFPYAHQNAGERAAAGDGGALNPAITPQVFVLVVCALELLVLLCFYVPLVRILIDMRKSEGHGKVTDLRYRRMTDTELAEQPMEWQLERQAILIKRYRTERDRLQREAKLLGVDYC, from the exons atgtcaATACACTCTGAATCGCCGGTGCAGCCCAACTGCAATTCGAAACTGTACTCTCCACCAACTCTAGGGGAGCAAAGTGTACGCTTTCGTCCTGTTATCGCTATTTGCCTGTTTAG CTTGCATTTATTGTTCGCGATCCTGATCGTTGCTGTCGGCACCGTCGCCTCCACAGTCGGCTGGCCAAACCCCGAAGCCGAGGATGCATCCTCAGTTTACTTTATTATCATTTATCTGCGCATCTGCTACTGGCTGGCGACGTACGCGATCCACGAACGGAGCAAGGGAGAATTCGTTCGTCTTGCCGAGCCGGACTTTGATCACTATCGCTCCCTGGCAGTATACCGGAAAGCTCCGCTGCAGATAGCTACCCTGTGGAACGTGATTCTCCTCACGGTGCAGAACCAGGTACGATACCTGTTTCCGTACGCGCATCAAAACGCGGGCGAACGGGCCGCGGCGGGAGACGGAGGAGCACTCAATCCAGCCATCACACCGCAGGTGTTTGTCCTTGTTGTGTGTGCTCTGGagctgttggtgttgttgtgtttttatgtGCCGCTGGTAAGGATTCTGATTGATATGCGAAAATCGGAAGGCCATGGCAAAGTGACGGACCTGCGCTATCGTCGCATGACGGACACGGAACTCGCCGAACAGCCGATGGAGTGGCAGCTGGAACGGCAAGCCATCCTGATCAAACGGTATCGCACGGAGCGCGATCGGTTACAACGGGAAGCGAAACTGCTTGGCGTCGATTACTGTTGA
- the LOC118505423 gene encoding uncharacterized protein LOC118505423 translates to MALKSDAVFERIAKRLETIDPNNRQVQQIYKFRIQQNGKVVKTWVLDLKAVKLTESDGAAEATLTMEDDIMFALGTGAMPAKEALAQDKLDVEGQVELIFLLEPFIASLKK, encoded by the coding sequence ATGGCCCTGAAGTCCGATGCTGTTTTCGAGCGTATTGCCAAGCGCCTGGAGACCATTGATCCGAACAACCGCCAGGTGCAGCAGATCTACAAGTTCCGCATCCAGCAGAACGGCAAGGTGGTCAAGACCTGGGTGCTGGACCTGAAGGCCGTGAAGCTGACTGAGTCGGACGGTGCGGCGGAGGCCACCCTTACCATGGAGGATGACATCATGTTCGCCCTCGGCACCGGTGCCATGCCGGCGAAGGAGGCCCTCGCCCAGGACAAGCTCGATGTGGAGGGACAGGTTGAGCTGATCTTCCTGCTGGAGCCGTTCATTGCTTCGCTCAAGAAGTAA